Proteins encoded within one genomic window of Acinetobacter sp. WCHA55:
- a CDS encoding flavin-containing monooxygenase, which translates to MTNQPLYDAAALKKKYQEEKNKRLERGNRSTLNPVGQFHEFDQDPFAGPAPVRDAICEDVDMLVTGGGMGGLLASVFAKKYGITNIRIIEEAGDFGGAWYWNRYPGVRCDVESYIYLPFLEDVGTVPPERYSSGPEIFKHCQAIGRHFGLYENSVFQTKISSAEWDEASARWIVKTNRGDEFRARFMAGTSGFLHTPKYPNIPGLNTFKGKMFHPSRWDYDYTGGTPEGDLVGLAGKRVALIGNGATGIQILPHLAKTAEKAYLVQRTPGAVDARNNQPTDVEWFKNQAPGWQLHRQGNFTDIIAGTPVQDEINDCWTRAAKKLFEITSQAELENFAAVYQQHDFELMERLRSRIDEVVQDEKTAAQLKPWYNLFCKRPLYSDDYLEAFNMPSVSLLDTDGRGVDAIDETGIIVNGQHYEVDCIIMASGFQYGAYGPDTATYPIIGKNGRRMADEWAQGFKSVHGLWMEGFPNFQFVGNLFQAAASFNYMHIAQEQAEHAADLFSTALRNGEDVVEVTETAVKNWSAKMASKASSQEFFDECTPGYFNNEGDTSQIPFYQRAYGGGVREYFSLIRDWRASAKEDELVFRKLDNIGSKQSVA; encoded by the coding sequence ATGACGAATCAACCATTATACGACGCAGCAGCGTTAAAGAAGAAATATCAGGAAGAAAAGAACAAACGACTAGAACGTGGCAACCGTAGCACACTAAATCCAGTTGGTCAGTTCCACGAATTTGATCAAGATCCATTTGCGGGTCCAGCACCTGTCCGTGATGCTATCTGCGAAGATGTTGATATGCTCGTAACAGGTGGTGGTATGGGCGGTTTGCTTGCATCTGTCTTTGCTAAAAAATATGGAATTACCAATATTCGTATTATTGAAGAAGCGGGTGATTTTGGCGGTGCGTGGTACTGGAACCGTTATCCTGGTGTACGTTGTGATGTTGAATCATATATTTACCTGCCATTTCTTGAAGATGTCGGTACGGTGCCACCTGAACGTTATTCGAGTGGTCCAGAAATTTTTAAACATTGCCAAGCAATTGGTCGTCACTTTGGGTTGTATGAAAATAGTGTATTCCAGACCAAAATCAGCTCTGCTGAATGGGATGAAGCATCTGCACGCTGGATTGTGAAAACTAATCGTGGTGATGAATTCCGAGCGCGTTTTATGGCTGGTACCAGCGGTTTTCTGCACACTCCGAAATACCCAAATATTCCTGGCTTGAATACATTTAAAGGTAAGATGTTCCATCCAAGCCGTTGGGATTATGACTATACTGGTGGTACGCCAGAGGGTGATTTAGTGGGTCTAGCTGGCAAGCGCGTTGCGTTGATTGGTAATGGTGCTACAGGCATTCAGATTCTACCGCACCTTGCTAAAACTGCAGAGAAAGCTTATCTCGTACAGCGTACACCGGGGGCTGTTGATGCTCGTAACAACCAACCAACAGATGTGGAGTGGTTCAAGAATCAGGCGCCAGGTTGGCAGCTACATCGTCAAGGTAATTTCACGGATATCATCGCTGGAACACCAGTTCAAGATGAAATCAACGACTGCTGGACCCGTGCTGCCAAGAAATTGTTCGAGATTACCAGTCAAGCTGAATTGGAAAATTTCGCTGCTGTATACCAACAGCATGATTTTGAACTGATGGAGCGGTTGCGTAGTCGTATTGATGAGGTGGTACAGGATGAGAAAACGGCTGCCCAGCTTAAACCTTGGTACAACCTGTTCTGTAAGCGCCCACTTTACTCAGATGACTATTTAGAAGCTTTTAACATGCCTTCTGTGTCGTTATTAGATACTGATGGTCGTGGTGTAGACGCGATTGATGAAACGGGCATCATTGTGAATGGCCAGCATTATGAAGTTGACTGCATTATCATGGCCTCTGGCTTCCAATATGGTGCTTACGGTCCAGATACTGCAACGTATCCAATTATTGGTAAGAATGGTCGTCGTATGGCGGATGAATGGGCGCAAGGGTTCAAGTCGGTGCATGGTTTGTGGATGGAAGGTTTCCCGAACTTCCAATTCGTAGGTAACTTATTCCAAGCTGCTGCTTCGTTCAACTATATGCATATCGCGCAGGAACAAGCAGAGCATGCCGCCGATTTGTTCTCTACCGCACTACGTAATGGCGAGGATGTGGTTGAAGTAACTGAAACTGCCGTTAAAAATTGGTCTGCAAAGATGGCATCTAAAGCATCTAGTCAAGAATTTTTTGACGAATGCACCCCGGGTTATTTCAATAATGAAGGGGATACTTCACAAATCCCATTCTACCAACGTGCTTATGGTGGTGGGGTAAGAGAGTATTTTTCTCTTATTCGCGATTGGCGTGCGAGCGCTAAAGAGGATGAGTTGGTGTTTCGCAAACTCGATAATATTGGGTCTAAGCAATCCGTCGCTTAA
- a CDS encoding MBL fold metallo-hydrolase, with amino-acid sequence MMQTAQVKAFFDTATNTFSYVVSDPETQRCAVIDSVLDYDAASATTKTEQADLIITYIQENSLSVDWILETHVHADHLSAAQYLKQKLGGKIAISHKIEIVQQIFGEIYHLDIKSLNAMQSFDYLFADHETFLIGNIEAYNIPTPGHTPACLSYVIGDTVFVGDTLFMPDYGTARCDFPKGSAAALFDSVKRLYTLPDEMRMFLCHDYLPESRDQYQYETSVYSQKHENIHIDSETQKADFIEMRNHRDATLSMPKLILPAIQINMFAGKFPQPEENGISYLKLPLNFF; translated from the coding sequence ATGATGCAAACTGCTCAAGTCAAAGCCTTTTTTGACACTGCAACTAACACTTTTAGTTATGTGGTGAGTGATCCAGAAACTCAGCGCTGCGCCGTGATTGATAGTGTGCTGGATTATGATGCAGCATCCGCAACGACCAAAACAGAGCAGGCCGATTTAATCATTACTTATATTCAAGAAAATAGCCTAAGCGTTGATTGGATATTGGAAACACATGTCCATGCAGATCATTTAAGTGCTGCACAGTACTTAAAGCAAAAACTAGGTGGAAAAATTGCGATTAGTCATAAAATTGAAATCGTCCAACAAATTTTTGGTGAGATTTATCACTTAGATATTAAAAGTTTAAACGCTATGCAGTCATTTGATTATCTTTTTGCAGATCATGAGACATTTTTGATAGGCAACATAGAAGCTTATAATATTCCTACACCAGGGCATACGCCCGCATGTCTCAGTTATGTCATTGGTGATACTGTTTTCGTGGGGGATACTTTGTTTATGCCTGACTATGGAACAGCACGTTGTGATTTCCCAAAGGGGAGTGCAGCGGCTTTATTTGACTCGGTGAAGAGATTGTACACATTACCAGATGAAATGCGAATGTTCTTATGCCATGACTATTTACCTGAAAGTCGTGATCAATACCAATATGAAACATCGGTTTATTCGCAAAAGCATGAAAATATTCATATTGATAGCGAGACACAAAAAGCCGATTTTATCGAAATGCGAAACCACCGTGATGCAACTTTAAGTATGCCAAAATTGATCTTACCCGCCATTCAAATCAATATGTTTGCAGGAAAATTTCCGCAACCTGAAGAAAATGGTATTTCCTATTTAAAGCTTCCGTTAAATTTTTTTTAG
- a CDS encoding YeeE/YedE family protein, whose protein sequence is MHDFAWSFIGGILLGISAVGYLYTNGRIAGISGLVSQVLNLKGIINTPALWFLLGLFIIPFIYAAFVQPDIHMEATPFMLIIAGVLVGFGTRLGSGCTSGHGICGISRLSKRSIIATMSFMSAGFITVYVVRHMLGAI, encoded by the coding sequence ATGCATGATTTTGCGTGGTCTTTTATCGGTGGAATATTACTCGGCATCTCCGCCGTTGGATATTTATATACCAATGGACGAATTGCAGGAATCAGTGGTCTTGTCTCTCAAGTTTTAAACTTAAAAGGGATCATAAATACGCCTGCACTATGGTTTTTATTGGGCCTGTTTATAATTCCGTTTATATACGCAGCTTTTGTTCAACCTGATATTCATATGGAAGCGACACCTTTCATGTTAATTATTGCAGGCGTATTGGTAGGTTTTGGCACTCGTTTAGGCTCGGGTTGTACCAGCGGGCATGGTATTTGTGGTATCAGTCGTTTATCCAAACGTTCAATCATCGCTACGATGAGTTTTATGTCCGCAGGTTTTATCACCGTATATGTCGTCCGTCATATGCTTGGAGCAATCTAA
- a CDS encoding alpha/beta fold hydrolase gives MPIVHVNGQTLHYTDTGGNKPVLIFSHGLLMDHSMFEAQVSEFSSDYRCICWDERGHGLTGDATAPFSYYDSANDAVALLEYLGVEQAVFLGMSQGGFLSLRAALKHPDMVRAFVLLDSQAGVEDPELMPGYQALIENWASNGLSAETAATLCHIIGGPGFDGAPWIKKWKKINPSNLLQIFHTLGARDQIIDQLNQLNMPALIVYGDCDVAVSLDRVQATYDALPNARLEIIKGAGHAANMTHATEVNAAIRGFLASLSELQSSVTDTSIAS, from the coding sequence ATGCCTATCGTGCACGTCAATGGACAGACTCTGCATTACACCGATACAGGTGGTAATAAACCCGTCCTAATTTTTTCACACGGCTTACTCATGGATCACAGCATGTTCGAAGCCCAAGTCTCAGAGTTTTCTAGTGATTACCGCTGTATCTGTTGGGATGAGCGTGGGCATGGACTTACAGGAGATGCTACAGCACCTTTTAGCTATTATGATTCGGCTAATGATGCTGTCGCACTGTTAGAGTATTTAGGGGTCGAACAGGCTGTATTTTTGGGCATGTCACAAGGTGGTTTTCTATCACTGCGTGCAGCGCTTAAGCATCCTGATATGGTACGTGCATTTGTGCTTCTAGATTCACAAGCTGGTGTAGAAGACCCAGAACTGATGCCGGGCTATCAAGCTTTAATCGAGAACTGGGCAAGCAATGGCTTGTCAGCAGAAACTGCCGCTACTCTTTGCCACATTATTGGGGGGCCAGGCTTTGATGGTGCTCCTTGGATCAAGAAGTGGAAGAAGATTAACCCGAGCAATCTCTTGCAGATATTCCATACACTGGGTGCACGAGATCAGATCATTGACCAACTAAATCAACTGAATATGCCAGCGTTAATTGTATATGGTGACTGCGATGTAGCCGTTTCATTAGATCGTGTACAAGCCACTTACGATGCTCTACCTAATGCACGTCTAGAGATTATTAAAGGAGCTGGACATGCTGCTAATATGACACATGCAACTGAAGTCAATGCGGCGATTCGTGGCTTTCTTGCAAGTTTGTCTGAATTGCAAAGTAGTGTTACTGATACATCGATAGCTAGTTAA
- a CDS encoding SDR family oxidoreductase gives MDERMIKSERAFGKVVLVTGGGSGIGRQTALLFSREGAKVVVADISVAGGEETVNMIRGEGGEATFIKTDVTKAADVEAMVNKTVETYGRLDCAYNNAGIIEAPGVFGSAVHDYPEDAWDRILNINLKSVWLCLKYECAQMLKQGSGSIVNTSSMWGLVGTAGACGYVASKHAVVGLTRAAALEYAKLGIRINSVNPGTIHTPLAGTLAAAVPQEAVDALTSAHPVGRLGQPEEVAEAVVWLCSDAASFVNGHTLSVDGGFVAQ, from the coding sequence ATGGACGAAAGAATGATCAAGTCTGAACGTGCATTCGGAAAAGTTGTATTGGTTACTGGTGGTGGTAGCGGAATTGGCAGACAAACAGCTCTACTCTTTTCAAGAGAAGGTGCAAAGGTCGTTGTGGCTGATATCAGTGTTGCTGGTGGTGAAGAAACGGTAAACATGATTCGCGGTGAAGGTGGCGAAGCTACTTTCATTAAAACAGATGTGACCAAAGCGGCTGATGTAGAAGCTATGGTGAATAAAACTGTAGAAACCTATGGTCGTCTTGATTGTGCTTATAACAATGCAGGCATTATTGAAGCGCCAGGTGTTTTTGGTAGCGCAGTTCATGACTATCCTGAAGATGCTTGGGATCGCATCCTAAACATTAATCTTAAGAGTGTTTGGCTCTGTCTTAAATATGAATGTGCACAAATGCTTAAACAGGGTAGTGGATCTATTGTAAATACCTCTTCTATGTGGGGGTTGGTTGGTACTGCTGGAGCATGTGGCTATGTTGCAAGTAAACATGCCGTTGTTGGTCTAACGCGTGCTGCGGCACTGGAATACGCAAAGTTGGGAATTCGTATCAACTCAGTAAACCCTGGTACGATCCATACACCTTTGGCAGGTACATTGGCTGCCGCAGTTCCACAAGAAGCCGTAGATGCGTTGACTTCAGCCCACCCAGTAGGTCGTTTAGGTCAGCCGGAAGAAGTTGCTGAGGCTGTGGTATGGTTGTGCTCAGATGCTGCATCCTTTGTGAATGGTCATACTCTATCTGTTGATGGCGGTTTTGTCGCGCAGTAA
- a CDS encoding alpha/beta fold hydrolase, which yields MILNYQFHQNKQPVAKTLVFVHGLFGSLSNLGMLAREFYSSHHVLQVDVRNHGLSAHSNVMNYEVMAADLIETLDELNIEHFSLIGHSMGGKLVMKVTELARDRLDQLVVFDITPIAYKENHHEQIFKALFAVQKANIETRQQAIEIMREYLKEEMVIQFLLKSFSKGKWLFNVDALYQNYAQILSWEKIETWHKPTLFIRGGNSPYVEKPEYIATIQSQFSQAQIQTVADAGHWLHAEKTVQVLQIITQYLSASST from the coding sequence ATGATTCTCAATTATCAATTTCATCAAAATAAGCAACCAGTGGCAAAAACACTAGTCTTTGTTCACGGTTTATTTGGGAGTTTAAGCAATTTAGGGATGTTGGCACGGGAGTTTTATTCAAGCCACCATGTATTACAGGTAGATGTACGTAATCATGGACTATCTGCACACTCAAATGTGATGAATTATGAGGTCATGGCAGCCGATCTAATTGAAACTTTAGATGAACTCAACATCGAACACTTTTCTTTAATCGGGCATTCTATGGGGGGAAAGCTGGTGATGAAAGTGACAGAACTCGCAAGAGATCGACTAGATCAATTGGTGGTATTCGATATTACGCCTATTGCTTATAAAGAAAATCATCATGAGCAGATTTTTAAAGCGCTCTTTGCCGTACAAAAAGCAAATATTGAAACACGTCAACAAGCTATAGAAATCATGCGTGAATATCTCAAAGAAGAAATGGTTATTCAGTTTCTTCTGAAATCTTTTAGTAAAGGAAAGTGGTTGTTTAATGTGGATGCACTGTATCAGAACTATGCCCAAATTCTGTCATGGGAGAAGATAGAAACATGGCATAAGCCTACACTATTTATACGTGGTGGAAACTCACCTTATGTAGAAAAGCCAGAATATATAGCGACTATTCAATCACAGTTTTCTCAAGCCCAAATTCAAACAGTTGCAGATGCAGGACATTGGTTACATGCCGAGAAAACTGTACAAGTTTTGCAAATCATCACTCAATATTTGAGCGCTTCTTCAACCTGA
- a CDS encoding SMP-30/gluconolactonase/LRE family protein: MSQSWSNFRLRKEDFSSVGQGLTRPECVMCYEDGIWVSDSRTGGVARVELDGPNPLGAGLRVSNGFSRRKDGTFVIVGLEDHAISEISPDGVTRKLIDDVDGQSLGVVNYPYLDAQGRIWVSVMTNRERWCDAFNAGPEGSILLIKNGRAKVVADGLHMTNEVKVSPDGQYLYASESLGSRIVRFPINDDSSLGPRELVGPECLGYGAFPDGFTFDSQGNVWVTLVARNAIIVIDREGNVHTLFEEVNEEALKNMVEAIAAGTATREMMAACCGSTLKLPSSLAFGGEDGRTVYIGSVAGTSLMSFRSPVAG, encoded by the coding sequence ATGAGTCAATCTTGGTCGAATTTTCGTCTACGCAAAGAAGATTTTAGCAGTGTTGGGCAAGGTCTCACTCGTCCAGAATGTGTAATGTGCTACGAAGATGGTATTTGGGTATCAGACAGCCGAACAGGTGGTGTTGCACGTGTTGAGCTTGATGGACCTAATCCACTTGGTGCAGGTTTGCGTGTTTCAAATGGGTTTTCCCGTCGAAAAGATGGCACCTTTGTTATTGTGGGGCTTGAAGATCATGCAATTTCTGAAATATCCCCTGATGGTGTGACCCGTAAGCTAATCGACGATGTAGATGGGCAGTCACTTGGTGTGGTGAATTATCCTTATCTTGATGCTCAAGGGCGGATTTGGGTATCTGTCATGACAAATCGAGAGCGTTGGTGTGATGCATTTAATGCGGGGCCTGAAGGTTCTATTCTGTTAATTAAAAATGGTAGGGCGAAAGTTGTTGCAGATGGGTTGCATATGACAAATGAGGTTAAGGTGAGTCCTGATGGGCAATACCTTTACGCTTCAGAAAGCCTTGGGAGTCGTATCGTACGCTTTCCTATAAATGATGATAGTTCACTAGGACCTCGTGAATTGGTCGGTCCTGAGTGCCTGGGTTACGGTGCTTTTCCAGATGGTTTTACCTTCGATTCTCAAGGTAACGTTTGGGTCACACTGGTCGCACGTAATGCGATTATCGTGATTGACCGTGAAGGCAATGTACATACATTGTTTGAAGAAGTGAATGAAGAGGCTTTGAAAAATATGGTGGAAGCCATTGCTGCAGGTACTGCGACGCGAGAAATGATGGCAGCTTGTTGTGGTTCTACGCTTAAGTTGCCTTCCAGTTTGGCATTTGGTGGTGAAGATGGGCGTACCGTATATATTGGTTCAGTGGCAGGTACATCTTTAATGAGTTTCCGTAGTCCTGTTGCTGGTTGA
- a CDS encoding zeta toxin, producing the protein MFAGPNGSGKSTVKDYLLPQHIGAYLNADELEQNLRQTQRLDLLPYHPSLKTSELVTFLKSKKRPQAGQFVPLLAHDPITLDEWKIEFKTEEIDSYLCARIIDYIRLEFLRLKVSFTFETVMSHISKVEFLREAKRQGYKTYLYYVSTVDPQINIARVKYRVSVGGHPVPEQKIIERYYRSMDLLMQAIECCDRAYLFDNSSDGIQASFLAEIEVAETLKMNAAVSKLPRWFAERVLSEFQ; encoded by the coding sequence ATGTTTGCAGGGCCGAATGGTTCTGGTAAAAGCACTGTTAAAGATTACCTTTTGCCCCAACATATTGGGGCATATTTAAATGCAGATGAACTGGAACAAAACTTAAGACAAACCCAACGCCTTGATTTATTGCCCTATCATCCTTCCTTAAAAACTTCAGAGTTAGTCACTTTTTTAAAAAGTAAGAAACGTCCTCAAGCAGGGCAGTTTGTGCCTTTGCTTGCACATGATCCTATTACGCTGGATGAATGGAAGATCGAGTTTAAAACTGAAGAAATTGATTCTTATCTCTGTGCACGCATTATTGATTATATCCGGCTTGAGTTTCTGCGCTTAAAAGTCAGTTTTACTTTTGAGACGGTGATGTCGCATATCTCCAAAGTTGAGTTTCTCCGAGAAGCGAAACGTCAGGGTTATAAAACCTATCTATATTATGTCTCAACAGTAGACCCACAAATCAATATTGCTCGGGTTAAGTATCGTGTCAGTGTGGGCGGCCATCCTGTTCCAGAGCAGAAAATTATCGAGCGTTATTACAGAAGTATGGATCTGCTCATGCAAGCCATAGAGTGTTGCGATCGTGCTTACTTGTTTGATAACTCTTCTGACGGTATACAAGCGTCTTTTCTTGCTGAAATTGAAGTCGCTGAAACCTTAAAGATGAATGCCGCCGTGTCTAAGCTCCCAAGATGGTTTGCAGAACGGGTATTATCAGAATTTCAATAA
- a CDS encoding DUF6691 family protein yields MKNVWAFIWGGLFSIGLMLSGMSNPAKVIGFLDIFGQWDASLAFVMMGAIAVAFIPFQNAVRQSHPQTFYGEVIQLPKNTKIDRKLILGSLLFGIGWGIAGICPAPSFTLIGLGYYQAIYFVIAMFIGVLLHRKVME; encoded by the coding sequence ATGAAAAATGTTTGGGCGTTCATTTGGGGTGGATTATTTTCAATTGGTCTCATGCTTTCAGGAATGTCGAATCCTGCGAAGGTGATTGGCTTTTTAGATATTTTCGGGCAGTGGGATGCCAGCCTAGCTTTTGTGATGATGGGTGCAATTGCAGTTGCATTTATTCCTTTTCAGAACGCTGTACGTCAGTCACATCCACAAACCTTTTATGGTGAAGTCATACAACTTCCTAAAAATACCAAAATCGACCGAAAATTGATCCTCGGCAGTCTGCTATTTGGTATAGGTTGGGGAATTGCAGGAATTTGTCCTGCACCGAGTTTCACTTTGATTGGGCTGGGGTATTATCAAGCGATCTATTTTGTAATTGCGATGTTCATCGGCGTGTTGCTACACCGTAAAGTGATGGAGTAA
- a CDS encoding LuxR C-terminal-related transcriptional regulator has translation MTKATLITGVLESKLYAGVGAAKVVERPQLLPPEGLLGGAVRVVCISAPAGYGKSTLMSGWHRQLLQRSIQCAWLSVDTDDDNPIRLMRHVIAAFQGVDSAVGEVALEELAADCADDARAALESLAHDLSQRSDRIVLFIDDLQSISSEHSLSIINWLLNHSPPNYQYVIGARAITHLRLSTLRVNGRLLELTTQDLRFSRDEAARFIQDRIPYSLQPAMVEQLVQKVEGWPAALELATLALRSGDDSERVIEQFSGSDLNVVDYLSEVVLDRLDAHSRRFLLHISLFDRISVSLAMEVTGERNAHERLSDIYRANLFLIPLDQNAKWYRFHPIAADFLRQRFRRDFGNPSPVVCSGAHWLYQQGQLETAINAVLEVQDWDMAARWIADSVEALVYRSGYHHTILRWMEQLPEEWVDRYPTIRFHYAIALSLSPYQQESDAQLHYLEQLCERLSENTAHDNQLIDQITRDVALQKAMSAALRDDGKMAGEAAGVWLERWPDAPLTRSGAAALVRAYSFMMASEIKHGHQWNDTAKGWMHKVDNWYGLAWTQYTEALLHINSGDYLAARHASEEGQELLRRHLDGHPRHMAMLHSVLAAVAYEFDELEQARGHLEICMSRVGESGPCDSLLLSFLTAARVERLLNGEAAGLDILHKGQSLSERRGLQRATLSLVAEECQWHCRAGHFEEALRVARHFKVNLQNTPVEELTLLAKLSYMLHTQPDEVLHALQTPLANSLEQGLYHRWVQYMLLKAMAQQKIGKQSAALGSLLDALKVASQRNYFRVIIDGEGKLTDLLELIDLSMLGDQESVGLIKRLLDAMGGQATPQQDSQPLTEPLSKRELDILKRLESGLSNKELSGTIFISEGTLKWHLHNIYSKLGAKNRTGALTKARSLRLI, from the coding sequence ATGACAAAAGCAACTCTGATTACGGGGGTGCTAGAATCCAAACTCTACGCAGGCGTTGGTGCTGCTAAGGTCGTTGAGCGTCCGCAGTTATTACCACCAGAAGGATTGCTTGGTGGTGCGGTCAGGGTGGTCTGTATTAGTGCTCCCGCAGGGTATGGAAAATCGACTCTCATGAGTGGTTGGCATCGTCAGTTGCTGCAACGGAGTATTCAATGTGCATGGCTTTCAGTCGATACAGATGATGATAACCCAATACGTCTGATGCGGCATGTGATTGCTGCATTTCAGGGAGTTGATTCTGCAGTAGGGGAAGTAGCACTCGAAGAATTAGCAGCAGATTGTGCCGATGATGCGCGGGCAGCACTTGAATCATTGGCCCACGATTTGAGTCAGCGTAGTGATCGCATAGTTTTATTTATCGATGACCTACAAAGTATTAGCTCTGAGCATTCATTGAGTATTATCAATTGGCTACTCAACCATTCGCCACCAAATTATCAATATGTGATCGGTGCACGCGCAATTACTCACTTACGCCTTAGTACACTACGAGTGAATGGCCGACTGCTAGAGTTGACGACACAGGATTTGCGATTTTCCCGAGATGAGGCTGCTCGTTTTATTCAGGATCGTATTCCCTATTCACTTCAACCTGCCATGGTTGAGCAGTTAGTACAGAAGGTTGAAGGTTGGCCCGCGGCTCTCGAACTTGCGACCCTTGCATTACGTTCAGGTGATGACAGTGAACGGGTCATCGAACAATTCTCTGGGAGTGATCTGAATGTCGTCGACTATCTAAGTGAAGTGGTGCTTGATCGACTAGATGCACATTCACGTCGATTTCTACTGCATATTTCTTTGTTTGATCGGATCAGCGTATCACTCGCCATGGAAGTGACCGGTGAACGAAATGCACATGAACGGTTGAGTGACATTTATCGTGCAAACCTCTTTCTTATCCCTTTAGATCAAAATGCCAAATGGTATCGTTTCCATCCCATTGCAGCAGATTTTCTTCGTCAGCGTTTTAGACGTGATTTTGGTAACCCATCACCTGTGGTATGCAGTGGAGCACATTGGCTGTATCAGCAGGGTCAACTGGAAACTGCAATTAATGCGGTATTGGAAGTGCAAGATTGGGATATGGCAGCCAGATGGATTGCTGATTCGGTTGAAGCACTGGTATACCGCTCTGGTTATCACCACACCATTCTACGCTGGATGGAGCAACTGCCTGAGGAATGGGTCGATCGCTATCCAACAATCCGATTTCATTATGCGATTGCACTATCACTTTCTCCCTACCAACAAGAGAGCGATGCACAGTTACATTATCTCGAGCAACTTTGCGAACGGTTAAGTGAGAACACAGCACACGATAACCAGTTGATAGATCAGATTACAAGAGATGTGGCTTTACAAAAGGCAATGTCTGCGGCACTGAGAGATGATGGAAAGATGGCAGGAGAAGCGGCTGGAGTTTGGTTGGAACGCTGGCCCGATGCACCATTGACTAGAAGTGGTGCGGCAGCACTAGTCCGTGCATACAGTTTTATGATGGCAAGTGAAATTAAGCATGGACATCAATGGAATGATACTGCCAAAGGGTGGATGCATAAGGTCGATAATTGGTATGGACTTGCTTGGACGCAGTACACTGAGGCTTTACTGCATATAAATTCTGGTGATTATTTAGCAGCAAGACATGCGTCAGAGGAAGGACAGGAATTACTGCGCAGACATCTGGATGGTCATCCACGGCATATGGCTATGCTGCATTCTGTACTGGCTGCTGTTGCTTATGAGTTTGATGAATTGGAGCAAGCTCGCGGGCATCTGGAAATTTGCATGTCACGAGTGGGTGAGTCAGGGCCTTGTGACTCCTTATTGTTAAGCTTTCTTACTGCGGCCAGGGTTGAGCGATTGTTAAATGGGGAAGCTGCAGGGCTAGATATCTTACATAAAGGGCAAAGCTTAAGCGAGCGTCGGGGGTTACAACGTGCCACGCTCTCACTTGTAGCTGAAGAATGTCAATGGCACTGTCGAGCTGGACATTTTGAAGAAGCACTTCGTGTTGCTCGGCATTTTAAGGTTAATCTACAGAATACTCCTGTTGAGGAACTGACCCTATTGGCAAAATTGAGTTATATGTTACATACCCAACCAGATGAAGTATTACATGCCCTACAAACACCTCTGGCAAATAGTCTGGAACAGGGGCTGTATCATCGTTGGGTACAATACATGCTGTTAAAAGCAATGGCTCAGCAAAAAATTGGCAAACAATCAGCTGCATTAGGGTCATTGCTTGATGCTTTGAAGGTGGCATCCCAACGAAACTACTTTAGAGTAATCATAGATGGGGAGGGGAAACTCACGGATCTATTAGAACTTATTGATCTATCGATGTTAGGTGATCAAGAGTCTGTAGGTCTAATCAAACGCTTGCTCGATGCAATGGGAGGTCAAGCTACTCCTCAGCAGGATTCTCAGCCATTGACAGAGCCATTATCGAAGCGGGAACTGGATATTCTCAAACGTTTGGAGTCAGGTTTAAGCAATAAAGAGTTATCTGGGACAATTTTTATTTCTGAAGGCACGCTCAAATGGCATCTACACAATATTTACAGCAAGCTTGGAGCAAAAAACCGTACAGGTGCGTTAACTAAGGCACGTAGTCTAAGGCTGATCTGA